One window of Halopseudomonas maritima genomic DNA carries:
- the cadR gene encoding Cd(II)/Pb(II)-responsive transcriptional regulator, producing MKIGELANRTDCAVETIRYYEREGLLPEPRRSAGNYRQYSEVHLERLVFIRNCRVLDMTLQEIRQLLTLREQPEATCGGVNGLIDEHITHVGQRITALTQLQQQLIELRRRCQAPHPVDACGIIQQLGTSGSVQAPEEDSHVGHSH from the coding sequence ATGAAAATCGGTGAGCTGGCCAACCGCACCGACTGTGCGGTGGAAACCATTCGTTACTATGAACGCGAGGGCCTGCTGCCTGAACCGAGACGCAGCGCAGGCAACTACCGACAGTACAGCGAGGTCCACCTGGAACGGCTGGTGTTTATCCGCAACTGTCGCGTGCTGGATATGACGCTACAGGAAATCCGTCAACTGCTGACCCTGCGCGAACAACCCGAAGCCACCTGTGGCGGCGTCAACGGGCTGATCGACGAGCACATCACGCATGTGGGCCAGCGCATTACCGCGCTGACCCAGTTGCAACAGCAGTTGATTGAATTACGCCGCCGCTGCCAGGCCCCGCACCCGGTCGATGCCTGCGGCATCATCCAGCAGCTGGGCACCAGTGGCAGCGTGCAGGCGCCGGAGGAGGACTCACACGTGGGTCATAGCCATTAG
- a CDS encoding TonB-dependent receptor: protein MKSTYPLYVGALLCAPFTLAAAEQTTERTTELPALLITGQQGQDNALQLDTPAESGSRLGLSVRDTPASVSVVGREQIEQRDALDTQDMLSGVPGVTAASPPGQAGFVSWRGFTGSQVTQMFNGITVQYDSIAARPVDSWIFDRVEAIGGASSFLNGAGGVGGSINYITKLPDPAESFREARIRYGSFDSSELALGINQVLSEGPVRNTLRLDISQTDSNGWADREERSAFTGALSLRTDFNERLSHTLALEYQNEQVDSPYWGTPALQPLGGEMKIDDSRRFENYNVEDGRYEQRVRWLRSITEYQLSDHTRLRNTFYHYNTQRDYRNLERYTYTADNSQISRSAALLQRHDQELNGNRVDLLHEGMLWSRRSDWSLGLDYSHNVQTRYPRSISAVFDVVDPDNFAPGQFYDIPGMTPGHNPQRTNELDTWALYLENRTELTDRLALISALRHDWIDLEVTNHQAPSASNPAFFSQNYEPTTGRLGLVYQLTPVANVYVQYSTAADPPSGILTTASFSQVQDFDLTTGEQWEIGSKLDLLNGRGSATVSLYRLEREDLATADPNNPGQTLPVGKQSARGIELAAALQVTDSVRAEGNMAWVDAEYDEFNANVGGSAVSYAGNRPSNVPKRVANLWLSWAPRSDWELGLDTRYVSSVYADSANTRWVPSYTLFGAHVRYQLSAETELTLRGRNLTDEIYARQAGSSMLYLGAPRSVELSLQTRF, encoded by the coding sequence ATGAAATCGACTTACCCGTTGTACGTTGGCGCGCTGCTGTGTGCGCCCTTTACCCTGGCTGCCGCCGAGCAGACCACTGAGCGAACTACCGAACTGCCTGCGCTGCTGATCACCGGTCAGCAAGGCCAGGATAACGCCTTGCAATTGGATACCCCCGCCGAGTCAGGCTCGCGTCTGGGGCTCAGCGTGCGCGACACCCCTGCCTCGGTCAGCGTCGTCGGCCGTGAGCAGATTGAACAGCGTGATGCGCTGGATACCCAGGACATGCTTTCCGGTGTGCCCGGGGTCACTGCTGCCTCGCCGCCCGGTCAGGCCGGCTTTGTCTCCTGGCGTGGCTTTACCGGCTCGCAGGTGACGCAGATGTTCAATGGCATCACCGTGCAGTACGACAGCATTGCCGCGCGCCCGGTCGACAGCTGGATCTTTGACCGGGTTGAGGCCATTGGTGGCGCCTCCAGCTTTCTCAACGGCGCGGGCGGGGTTGGCGGTTCGATCAACTACATCACCAAGTTGCCGGACCCTGCCGAGTCCTTCCGCGAGGCGCGCATCCGCTATGGCAGCTTTGATAGCAGCGAGCTGGCACTGGGCATCAATCAGGTGCTGAGCGAGGGGCCGGTGCGCAACACCCTGCGGCTGGATATCAGCCAGACCGACAGCAACGGCTGGGCTGACCGGGAAGAACGCAGCGCCTTTACCGGCGCGCTGTCGCTGCGCACTGACTTCAACGAACGGCTGTCGCACACGCTGGCGCTGGAATATCAGAACGAGCAGGTGGATAGCCCCTACTGGGGCACGCCAGCGCTGCAGCCATTGGGTGGCGAGATGAAGATCGACGATAGCCGCCGCTTCGAGAACTACAACGTCGAGGACGGGCGTTACGAGCAGCGGGTGCGCTGGCTACGCTCGATCACCGAGTATCAGCTGAGCGACCACACTCGGCTGCGCAACACCTTCTACCACTACAACACCCAGCGTGATTATCGCAATCTGGAGCGTTACACCTATACCGCCGACAACAGCCAGATCAGCCGCTCCGCCGCCTTGCTGCAACGCCATGATCAGGAACTCAACGGTAACCGTGTCGATCTGCTGCATGAAGGCATGCTCTGGTCCCGGCGCAGCGACTGGTCGCTGGGGCTGGATTACAGTCACAACGTGCAGACCCGTTACCCGCGTTCAATCTCGGCGGTGTTTGACGTGGTAGACCCGGATAACTTTGCTCCGGGCCAGTTCTACGACATTCCCGGCATGACGCCCGGCCATAATCCGCAGCGCACCAACGAGCTGGATACCTGGGCGCTGTATCTGGAAAACCGCACCGAGCTGACCGACCGGCTGGCGCTGATCAGCGCCCTGCGCCACGACTGGATTGACCTGGAGGTGACCAACCACCAGGCGCCCTCAGCGAGCAACCCGGCGTTCTTCAGCCAGAACTACGAGCCGACCACTGGCCGTCTGGGCCTGGTCTACCAGCTCACGCCGGTAGCCAACGTCTACGTGCAGTACAGCACTGCGGCGGACCCGCCCTCCGGCATTCTCACCACCGCCAGCTTCAGCCAGGTGCAGGACTTTGACCTGACCACCGGCGAGCAATGGGAGATCGGCAGCAAGCTGGACCTGTTGAACGGTCGCGGCTCGGCCACCGTGTCGCTGTATCGGTTGGAGCGTGAAGACCTCGCCACCGCGGACCCGAACAACCCCGGTCAGACCCTGCCGGTCGGCAAGCAGTCGGCCCGGGGTATCGAGCTGGCAGCGGCGCTGCAGGTCACCGACAGCGTGCGCGCCGAGGGCAACATGGCCTGGGTCGATGCCGAGTACGACGAGTTCAACGCCAACGTCGGCGGCAGCGCGGTGTCCTACGCGGGCAATCGGCCGAGCAACGTACCCAAACGGGTCGCCAACCTCTGGCTGAGCTGGGCGCCGCGCAGCGACTGGGAGCTGGGGCTGGATACCCGTTATGTGTCCTCGGTTTATGCCGACTCGGCCAACACCCGGTGGGTGCCGTCCTACACGCTGTTTGGGGCGCATGTGCGCTACCAGCTCAGCGCTGAGACCGAGCTGACCCTGCGCGGGCGCAACCTGACCGACGAGATATACGCCCGTCAGGCCGGCAGCAGCATGCTCTATCTGGGTGCGCCGCGCAGCGTCGAGCTAAGTTTGCAGACGCGCTTCTGA
- a CDS encoding heavy metal translocating P-type ATPase, whose protein sequence is MSAERSCHVESTCCARASAASTAKLQPQQGSVLSRIRIVQMDCPTEERLLREVLEGQPEVLELHFNLLQRVMTVRHWPQGLDAVLAAIDSLGFTPQLLGDEPAPAAPTRPWWPLAVAGVLALGAEVSHWLDQPGWISALLALAAIALGGLDTYRKGWVAVRHRSLNINALMSIAVTGAVLIGQWPEAAMVMVLFSLAELIEARSLARARDAIGGLLALAPEQANVRQADGSWALQPVAEVPLGAQIRIGPGERIALDGEVLEGRSSVDQAPITGESLPVDKQPGAIVYAGTINQYGSLVYRSTALAGGTTLARIIEAVEQAQAQRAPTQRLVDRFAARYTPAVCLLALLVAVLPPLLLDGQWLDWVYRALVLLVVACPCALVISTPVTIVSALAAGARRGMLIKGGAYLELGGKLNLVALDKTGTLTEGRPKQTDFALLAGDSAEQVQQLAASLAARSEHPVSRALASACELPRLEVADFAAQPGQGVSGLIAGQRYHLGNSRLLTQLGLREDALGWQVQLLQREGKSVVLLCTDDQVLALFAVADTLKAGSRDAVRELHALGIDTLMLSGDNAPTVQAMATQVGIDQAFGNLLPADKLEAVRGERARGRCVAMVGDGINDTPALAAADMGFAMAAAGTDTAIETADVALMDDDLRKLPAFVRLSRQTVRVLRQNIWLAIGCKAVFLGLTLMGAATLWMAVFADLGVSLLVVANGLRVLREG, encoded by the coding sequence ATGTCTGCCGAACGATCCTGTCACGTTGAATCCACTTGCTGCGCTCGCGCCAGCGCAGCGTCAACCGCCAAGCTGCAGCCGCAACAGGGTAGCGTGCTCAGCCGTATCCGCATTGTGCAGATGGACTGCCCGACCGAGGAGCGTCTGCTGCGCGAGGTGCTGGAAGGGCAGCCGGAGGTGCTTGAGCTGCACTTCAACCTGTTGCAGCGGGTTATGACTGTCCGCCATTGGCCGCAAGGCTTGGACGCTGTCCTGGCGGCCATCGACAGCCTGGGCTTTACCCCGCAGCTGCTCGGTGATGAACCTGCGCCTGCTGCACCCACGCGACCCTGGTGGCCGTTGGCCGTCGCGGGCGTGCTGGCGCTGGGCGCGGAGGTCAGTCACTGGCTGGACCAGCCCGGCTGGATCAGCGCCTTGCTGGCGCTGGCAGCCATTGCGCTGGGCGGGCTGGACACCTACCGCAAGGGCTGGGTCGCTGTGCGCCACCGCAGCCTGAACATCAATGCGCTGATGAGCATCGCGGTGACCGGCGCGGTGCTCATTGGGCAGTGGCCCGAGGCGGCCATGGTGATGGTGCTGTTCAGCCTGGCTGAGCTGATCGAGGCACGGTCGTTGGCGCGCGCCCGTGATGCGATTGGCGGTTTGCTGGCGCTGGCGCCGGAGCAGGCCAATGTGCGGCAGGCCGATGGTAGCTGGGCGCTGCAGCCGGTTGCCGAGGTGCCGCTAGGGGCGCAGATACGGATAGGCCCCGGCGAGCGCATCGCGCTGGACGGCGAGGTGCTGGAAGGGCGCTCCAGCGTCGACCAGGCGCCCATCACCGGTGAGAGCCTGCCGGTCGACAAGCAGCCGGGGGCGATAGTCTACGCCGGCACCATCAACCAGTACGGCAGCCTGGTCTACCGCAGCACGGCGCTGGCCGGCGGCACCACCCTGGCACGCATCATCGAGGCGGTGGAGCAGGCCCAGGCCCAACGCGCGCCGACCCAGCGGCTGGTTGACCGTTTTGCGGCCCGTTACACCCCGGCGGTCTGTCTGCTGGCCCTGCTGGTTGCCGTGCTGCCGCCGCTGTTGCTGGATGGCCAGTGGCTGGATTGGGTGTATCGCGCGCTGGTGCTGCTGGTGGTCGCTTGCCCTTGTGCGCTGGTTATCTCGACCCCGGTGACCATCGTCAGTGCGCTGGCCGCCGGGGCTCGCCGCGGTATGCTGATCAAGGGCGGTGCTTATCTTGAGTTGGGCGGCAAGCTGAACCTGGTCGCGCTGGACAAGACCGGGACCCTGACCGAGGGCCGTCCCAAGCAGACCGACTTTGCACTGCTGGCCGGGGACTCGGCCGAGCAGGTGCAGCAGTTGGCCGCCAGCCTGGCGGCGCGCTCCGAGCATCCGGTATCACGCGCTCTGGCCAGCGCCTGTGAGCTGCCTCGGTTGGAGGTGGCGGACTTTGCAGCCCAGCCGGGGCAGGGTGTCAGCGGCTTGATTGCGGGGCAGCGCTACCATCTGGGCAACAGCCGGCTGCTGACGCAACTGGGCCTGCGCGAAGACGCTTTGGGCTGGCAGGTGCAACTGCTGCAGCGTGAGGGCAAATCCGTGGTGCTGTTGTGCACCGACGACCAGGTGCTCGCCCTGTTTGCGGTTGCCGATACGCTCAAGGCCGGTAGCCGCGATGCGGTGCGAGAGTTGCACGCGCTGGGCATCGATACGCTGATGCTAAGCGGTGACAACGCGCCGACTGTGCAGGCCATGGCCACCCAGGTGGGCATTGACCAGGCGTTTGGCAACCTGTTGCCAGCGGACAAGCTGGAGGCCGTACGTGGCGAGCGCGCGCGCGGGCGCTGCGTCGCGATGGTCGGTGACGGTATTAACGACACCCCTGCGCTGGCGGCTGCGGACATGGGTTTTGCCATGGCGGCGGCGGGCACTGACACCGCGATTGAAACGGCCGATGTCGCCCTGATGGACGATGATTTGCGCAAGTTGCCCGCATTTGTCCGCCTGTCACGGCAGACCGTGCGGGTGCTGCGGCAGAACATCTGGTTGGCAATCGGCTGCAAGGCGGTTTTTCTGGGGTTGACCCTGATGGGGGCCGCAACCCTGTGGATGGCGGTGTTTGCGGACTTGGGCGTGAGCCTGCTGGTGGTGGCAAACGGGCTACGGGTGCTGCGAGAAGGCTGA
- a CDS encoding response regulator: MIVYSNMRFLVVDDFSDFRSSVKGMLGQMAAQQIDVAANGEEALNLCRKTRYDVILHDYNLGEGKNGQQVLEELHHEKLISPHCIFVMVTAESSQAMVMAALEFEPDAYLTKPFNRASLQQRLDKLVERKRLLAPVLDALAREDQAAVVNACNALLQRDPRLAPLCQRYKANALAVLQRHDELEQLLQGILSQRPLPWALMKLADHLLQRGQLDQAEALYEQSIEQFPMLPAAFDGLARVKLARGETLKAQVFLEQAVKISPNNPQRQAELGRVARTNEDPERAVRAYRQAVTLGRHSAFRNPEHHLSLADSLKVQAGDTAPNPRVQLEIRQTLEDLTRSWKDDQGLGARADLLQADVLRRSGKQADAEQLLRNAGDKLANLETFFSADTALAVAEQLRELGRGEQADQLLGTCAEMYGDDPAVMAGIAAQTSNPSILHGGEEAAARNREGMRNYQQQQYPAALEAFRDALARQPRNISYALNTAQSLLRLLLSAPDDALLTECRACLAQVRSLPTSDPRHARYRKLLEKVDSL; encoded by the coding sequence ATGATCGTCTACAGCAACATGCGCTTTCTGGTAGTGGATGACTTCAGCGACTTCCGCTCATCGGTCAAGGGCATGCTCGGGCAGATGGCCGCCCAGCAGATCGACGTCGCCGCCAACGGCGAGGAAGCACTCAACCTCTGCCGCAAGACCCGGTACGACGTCATCCTGCACGACTACAACCTGGGCGAAGGCAAGAATGGCCAGCAGGTGCTCGAAGAGCTGCACCATGAAAAGCTGATCAGCCCCCACTGCATCTTCGTCATGGTCACGGCCGAGAGTAGCCAGGCGATGGTCATGGCCGCGCTGGAGTTTGAACCCGACGCCTATCTGACCAAGCCCTTCAACCGCGCCAGCCTGCAGCAGCGCCTGGATAAACTGGTCGAACGCAAACGCCTGCTTGCCCCGGTACTGGATGCCTTGGCCCGCGAAGACCAGGCCGCCGTGGTCAATGCCTGCAACGCCTTGCTGCAACGCGACCCGCGCCTGGCGCCGCTGTGTCAGCGCTACAAAGCCAACGCCCTGGCCGTGCTGCAACGCCACGACGAGCTTGAGCAGCTCCTGCAAGGCATTCTGTCCCAGCGCCCGCTGCCCTGGGCGCTGATGAAACTGGCCGACCACCTGTTGCAACGCGGCCAGCTGGACCAGGCCGAGGCGCTCTACGAGCAGAGTATCGAGCAGTTTCCGATGCTGCCGGCGGCCTTTGACGGACTGGCCCGGGTAAAGCTGGCACGCGGCGAGACCCTCAAGGCGCAGGTGTTTCTTGAGCAGGCGGTTAAGATCTCCCCCAACAACCCGCAACGACAGGCCGAGCTGGGCCGCGTCGCGCGCACCAACGAAGACCCGGAGCGCGCCGTGCGCGCCTACCGTCAGGCGGTAACCCTGGGCCGTCACTCGGCCTTTCGCAACCCTGAACACCACCTCAGTCTGGCCGACAGCCTCAAGGTGCAGGCCGGCGATACCGCGCCCAACCCGCGTGTTCAGCTGGAAATTCGCCAAACCCTGGAAGACCTGACCCGTAGCTGGAAGGACGATCAGGGACTGGGTGCCCGCGCCGACCTGCTGCAGGCTGATGTGCTGCGCCGCAGCGGCAAGCAGGCCGACGCCGAACAGCTGCTGCGCAATGCCGGCGACAAGCTGGCCAACCTGGAGACCTTTTTCAGCGCCGATACCGCCCTCGCCGTTGCCGAGCAACTGCGCGAACTGGGTCGCGGTGAGCAGGCCGATCAACTGCTGGGCACCTGTGCCGAGATGTACGGCGACGACCCGGCGGTGATGGCCGGCATTGCTGCCCAAACCAGCAACCCCAGCATTCTGCACGGCGGCGAGGAAGCCGCAGCGCGCAACCGAGAGGGCATGCGCAACTATCAGCAGCAACAGTATCCTGCAGCGCTTGAGGCGTTTCGCGACGCGCTGGCACGCCAGCCACGCAACATCAGTTATGCCCTCAACACCGCCCAGTCGCTGCTGCGTCTGCTGCTGTCCGCCCCGGACGACGCGCTGCTGACCGAATGCCGAGCCTGTCTGGCGCAAGTGCGCAGCCTGCCCACCAGCGACCCGCGGCACGCTCGCTACCGCAAGCTGTTGGAGAAGGTCGATTCGCTGTGA
- a CDS encoding tellurite resistance TerB family protein, producing MNTQGLLDQLLKSASGALSGNSSTNTRQGSQGAGGASQLGSLLSGAGGGALAAGAVGLLLGNKKARKMGGKAAKYGGMAALGVVAFKAWQQWQQNNANAPQGQPQTVDRLPASQQEPHSHAILRALIGAAKADGHIDDRERELIDAEVAKLTNDPQTLQWFDAELRKPLDPAEVARAAQTPEMAAEMYLASLLVVDEQSFMEKAYLQELSSQLKLDPQLMAELDKQVQQA from the coding sequence ATGAATACCCAAGGGTTGCTTGATCAGTTGTTGAAGTCTGCCAGTGGCGCGCTCTCTGGTAACAGCAGCACCAACACGCGCCAGGGCTCACAGGGTGCTGGCGGTGCCAGCCAGCTTGGCAGTCTGCTGTCTGGCGCCGGAGGCGGCGCCTTGGCGGCGGGCGCCGTGGGCCTGCTGCTGGGCAACAAGAAGGCCCGCAAGATGGGCGGTAAGGCGGCCAAATACGGCGGCATGGCGGCGCTGGGTGTGGTCGCCTTCAAGGCGTGGCAGCAGTGGCAGCAGAATAATGCCAATGCGCCGCAGGGCCAGCCGCAAACGGTCGACCGGCTGCCGGCGTCACAACAGGAGCCGCACAGTCACGCCATTTTGCGGGCGCTGATTGGCGCAGCCAAGGCCGATGGCCACATTGATGACCGCGAGCGTGAGCTGATCGACGCCGAGGTGGCCAAGCTGACCAACGACCCGCAGACCCTGCAATGGTTTGATGCAGAGCTGCGCAAGCCGCTGGATCCGGCCGAGGTGGCCCGCGCCGCGCAGACCCCGGAGATGGCGGCCGAGATGTACCTGGCCAGTCTGCTGGTGGTGGATGAGCAGAGCTTTATGGAGAAAGCCTATCTGCAGGAGCTGTCCAGCCAGCTCAAGCTTGATCCGCAGCTGATGGCCGAGCTGGACAAGCAGGTGCAGCAGGCGTAA
- a CDS encoding DUF2946 family protein: MTLSPARRSLTAWLLYASLLLNVPTCGLAHGQMLGLDLSGAGIVFCSLGSGMINLNDGDASGAGMLAVKCPVCAVVLGMGLLFALAWLGLLRRPQRLRPPLGSYLPHPRYLWPSANPRASPAF; encoded by the coding sequence ATGACGCTGAGCCCCGCCCGCCGATCCCTTACTGCCTGGCTGCTCTATGCCAGCCTGCTGCTGAATGTGCCGACCTGTGGTCTGGCGCACGGACAGATGTTGGGGCTTGATCTGAGCGGCGCGGGTATCGTGTTTTGCTCCTTGGGCAGCGGCATGATCAACCTGAATGACGGCGACGCCTCCGGCGCTGGCATGCTGGCGGTCAAGTGCCCGGTGTGCGCCGTGGTGCTGGGCATGGGGCTGCTGTTTGCCCTGGCCTGGTTGGGCCTGCTGCGCCGCCCCCAGCGTCTGCGCCCACCTTTGGGCAGTTATCTTCCCCACCCTCGTTATCTCTGGCCCTCAGCCAATCCCCGCGCCTCGCCGGCGTTCTGA
- a CDS encoding NAD(P)H-binding protein, whose product MHNSDTGKTLLVLGGSGLVGLEVLRQALADPQISRVVAPTRRPLPAAVNHYAHLDNPQIDFDSLPEDADWWHCDAVICALGTTRKRAGSREAFRAVDRGYVSNCARLARRAGTRTFVLNSSLGASPRSGSFYLRVKGEVEQELGAMGFPSLSLVRPSLLDGDRSENRPGELVGLLVSRAFKPVMPKRLQAVKASDVAATLLQAAITALTGRHVIESNAIVRHR is encoded by the coding sequence ATGCACAACAGCGACACAGGCAAGACCCTGCTGGTACTCGGCGGCAGCGGATTGGTAGGCCTGGAAGTACTGCGCCAGGCGCTGGCCGATCCGCAGATCAGCCGGGTGGTTGCCCCCACACGCCGTCCGCTGCCGGCAGCGGTCAATCACTACGCCCACCTAGATAACCCCCAGATCGACTTTGACAGCCTGCCCGAAGACGCCGACTGGTGGCACTGCGACGCAGTCATCTGTGCGCTGGGCACTACCCGCAAGCGCGCCGGCTCGCGCGAGGCCTTTCGCGCGGTCGACCGGGGTTATGTCAGCAACTGCGCCCGACTGGCCCGCCGTGCCGGTACACGCACCTTTGTGCTCAACTCATCCCTTGGTGCCAGTCCACGTTCGGGCTCGTTTTACTTGCGCGTAAAGGGCGAGGTAGAGCAGGAGCTCGGCGCCATGGGCTTTCCCTCCCTCAGCCTGGTACGCCCGTCCCTGCTGGACGGCGACCGATCCGAAAACCGGCCTGGCGAACTGGTCGGCCTGCTGGTATCACGCGCCTTCAAGCCGGTCATGCCCAAGCGCTTGCAGGCAGTCAAGGCCAGCGACGTGGCCGCCACCCTGCTGCAGGCGGCGATCACGGCACTAACCGGCCGCCACGTGATCGAGTCCAACGCCATCGTTCGTCACCGCTGA